A single genomic interval of Streptomyces sp. NBC_00663 harbors:
- a CDS encoding ATP-binding cassette domain-containing protein yields MTSNVTGIHGAVLQDTAPGGEARPIVELRNAGKAYGNIRALHGVDLKVQPNQVTCVLGDNGAGKSTLIKIISGLHQHTEGEFLVDGGPVRFATPRDALDKGIATVYQDLATVPLMPVWRNFFLGSEMTKGPWPLRRLDIERMKKTADEELRNMGIVLDDMEQPIGTLSGGQRQCVAIARAVYFGARVLILDEPTAALGVKQSGVVLKYIAAARDRGLGVIFITHNPHHAYMVGDHFSVLRLGTMELSAARSEITLEELTNHMAGGAELAALKHELAQVRGVDVEELPEEDELQVGAPQSH; encoded by the coding sequence ATGACAAGCAACGTAACCGGCATCCACGGAGCCGTCCTCCAGGACACCGCCCCCGGGGGCGAGGCCCGGCCGATCGTCGAACTCCGCAACGCGGGCAAGGCGTACGGCAACATCCGTGCCCTGCACGGCGTCGACCTCAAGGTCCAGCCCAACCAGGTGACCTGCGTGCTGGGCGACAACGGCGCCGGCAAGTCGACGCTGATCAAAATCATCTCGGGACTGCACCAGCACACTGAGGGCGAGTTCCTCGTCGACGGTGGGCCCGTGCGCTTCGCCACCCCGCGCGACGCGCTCGACAAGGGCATCGCCACCGTCTACCAGGACCTGGCGACCGTCCCGCTGATGCCGGTGTGGCGCAACTTCTTCCTCGGCTCCGAGATGACCAAGGGCCCGTGGCCGCTGCGGCGCCTCGACATCGAGCGGATGAAGAAGACCGCCGACGAGGAACTGCGCAACATGGGCATCGTCCTGGACGACATGGAACAGCCCATCGGCACGCTCTCGGGCGGCCAGCGCCAGTGTGTGGCCATCGCCCGCGCCGTCTACTTCGGCGCCCGGGTACTGATCCTGGACGAGCCGACCGCAGCCCTCGGCGTCAAGCAGTCCGGCGTGGTGCTGAAGTACATCGCCGCCGCCCGCGACCGCGGTCTCGGCGTCATCTTCATCACCCACAACCCGCACCACGCCTACATGGTCGGCGACCACTTCAGCGTCCTGCGCCTCGGCACCATGGAACTGTCCGCCGCCCGCAGCGAGATCACCCTCGAAGAGCTGACCAACCACATGGCCGGCGGGGCCGAACTCGCGGCCCTCAAGCATGAGTTGGCTCAGGTCCGAGGAGTCGACGTCGAGGAACTCCCCGAAGAGGACGAGCTTCAGGTCGGCGCCCCTCAGTCCCATTGA
- a CDS encoding ABC transporter permease: MTMTQTTAPATGSPSPAPPALEKDGRTSERSLAIRLLARPEVGVFLGAAAVYVFFLVAAPPVRDGSSMANILYQSSTIGIMALPVALLMIGGEFDLSAGVAVVTSALTASMLSYQLTVNVWVGVLVALLVSLGIGFFNGWLVVRTGLPSFLITLGSFLILQGVNLAVTKLVTGNVATDDISDMDGFSQAQKVFASSFDVGGVQVKITVVWWLVFAAVATWVLLRTKYGNWTFAVGGNKDSARAVGVPVTFSKISLFMLVGFGAWFIGMHQLFSFNTVQSGEGVGQELIYISAAVIGGCLLTGGAGSAIGPVFGAFMFGMVQQGIVYAGWNPDWFKAFLGVMLLGAVLINLWVQRTATRR; this comes from the coding sequence ATGACCATGACCCAGACCACGGCTCCGGCGACGGGCTCTCCGTCGCCGGCTCCGCCGGCCCTCGAGAAGGACGGCCGCACCTCCGAACGGTCGCTGGCCATACGCCTGTTGGCTCGCCCCGAAGTGGGTGTCTTCCTCGGCGCCGCGGCGGTCTACGTGTTCTTCCTGGTCGCCGCGCCGCCGGTGCGCGACGGCAGCTCGATGGCCAACATCCTCTACCAGTCGTCGACCATCGGGATCATGGCCCTGCCGGTCGCGCTGCTGATGATCGGCGGCGAGTTCGACCTGTCGGCCGGTGTCGCGGTGGTCACCTCGGCGCTGACCGCGAGCATGCTCAGCTACCAGCTCACCGTGAACGTGTGGGTCGGCGTGCTCGTCGCCCTGCTCGTGTCCTTGGGGATCGGGTTCTTCAACGGCTGGCTGGTCGTCAGGACCGGTCTGCCGAGCTTCCTGATCACCCTCGGCAGCTTCCTGATCCTCCAGGGCGTGAACCTGGCGGTGACGAAGCTGGTGACCGGCAACGTGGCCACCGACGACATCAGCGACATGGACGGCTTCAGCCAGGCGCAGAAGGTCTTCGCCTCCAGCTTCGACGTCGGCGGGGTCCAGGTGAAGATCACCGTCGTCTGGTGGCTGGTCTTCGCCGCCGTCGCCACCTGGGTGCTGCTGCGCACCAAGTACGGCAACTGGACCTTCGCTGTCGGCGGCAACAAGGACAGCGCCCGCGCGGTCGGTGTCCCGGTGACGTTCAGCAAGATCTCGCTGTTCATGCTGGTCGGCTTCGGTGCCTGGTTCATCGGCATGCACCAGCTGTTCTCCTTCAACACCGTGCAGTCCGGCGAGGGCGTGGGCCAGGAGCTGATCTACATCTCGGCCGCGGTCATCGGCGGCTGTCTGCTGACCGGCGGCGCCGGCTCGGCGATCGGCCCGGTCTTCGGAGCCTTCATGTTCGGCATGGTGCAGCAGGGCATCGTCTACGCCGGCTGGAACCCCGACTGGTTCAAGGCATTCCTCGGCGTCATGCTCCTCGGCGCCGTCCTCATCAATCTGTGGGTCCAGCGCACAGCGACCCGGAGGTGA